One window of Anaerolineales bacterium genomic DNA carries:
- a CDS encoding ABC transporter permease — MNMIGSSFRKLLQYPSAMAGIFVIALLVVVSIYTVIAIPYAEAIRLWRGGEEVWYRNPKFAPPTWFNLFSSRKFSESFAVSTVDGGIEKTATPGGDDITTYTMTHTFDFAYDVYPQEMLLYVDSAYAKKQPFLSIEWITPDGRTMRISNFAVGEKFTYRFSQDEKLALKLRAEETIPALFSDPETGKVMKGQYQLVITGTTFEPDSNLDVEFVVHGQVFGLAGTDHARRDLTLPLLWGAPVALAFGLMAAIGTSVLTMTIAAIGTWYGTWIDQLIQRITEVNLVLPFFALMIMIGTFYSRSIWVILGATIILSIFTGAILAYRAVFLQVKESMYIEAAKAYGAGNGRIIFTYLIPRMIPLLIPSLVQAVPAFVFLEASLAVIGLGDPVLPTWGKIIQDAQANGALYKGYYYWVLEPAVLLVITGLAFAFLGFVLDRIFNPRLRDA, encoded by the coding sequence ATGAACATGATCGGTTCCTCTTTCAGGAAATTGCTTCAATACCCTTCCGCCATGGCTGGCATCTTCGTGATCGCCCTTTTAGTGGTCGTCTCGATCTACACGGTGATCGCCATTCCGTACGCTGAAGCGATCCGCTTGTGGCGTGGAGGCGAGGAGGTCTGGTATCGCAATCCGAAATTCGCGCCTCCAACCTGGTTCAACCTGTTTTCCAGCCGGAAATTTTCCGAATCATTTGCCGTGAGCACTGTGGACGGTGGTATTGAAAAAACTGCGACGCCGGGCGGCGACGACATCACAACTTACACAATGACGCACACGTTCGATTTCGCGTATGACGTTTATCCGCAGGAAATGCTCTTGTACGTTGATTCGGCATACGCCAAAAAGCAGCCATTTCTCTCCATTGAGTGGATCACACCGGATGGAAGGACGATGCGTATTTCGAATTTCGCTGTGGGAGAGAAATTCACATATCGCTTCTCCCAGGATGAGAAACTGGCTCTCAAACTTCGGGCAGAGGAGACCATCCCTGCCTTGTTCTCCGACCCGGAAACCGGCAAAGTCATGAAAGGGCAGTATCAACTGGTCATCACTGGAACAACATTCGAACCCGACTCGAACCTCGATGTGGAGTTTGTCGTGCATGGACAGGTGTTTGGTCTGGCTGGTACAGATCATGCCCGCCGCGATCTGACACTTCCACTTCTTTGGGGCGCGCCCGTCGCTCTGGCATTTGGACTTATGGCTGCGATCGGAACTTCTGTCCTAACCATGACCATAGCCGCCATCGGCACCTGGTATGGAACGTGGATCGACCAGTTGATCCAGCGCATCACTGAGGTGAATCTTGTGCTTCCCTTTTTCGCCCTGATGATCATGATCGGCACTTTCTATTCCCGAAGCATCTGGGTCATCCTGGGCGCGACGATTATTTTGAGCATCTTTACCGGAGCCATCCTTGCCTACCGTGCCGTGTTCTTGCAGGTCAAGGAGTCCATGTACATCGAGGCGGCGAAGGCGTATGGCGCAGGGAATGGAAGGATCATTTTCACATATCTCATCCCGCGCATGATTCCCCTGCTAATTCCCAGTCTCGTCCAGGCAGTGCCCGCTTTTGTGTTTCTCGAAGCTTCGCTTGCAGTCATAGGTCTCGGCGACCCTGTCCTGCCGACCTGGGGCAAGATCATCCAGGATGCGCAGGCGAACGGGGCATTGTACAAGGGGTATTACTACTGGGTGTTGGAGCCCGCAGTTTTACTCGTCATTACCGGCCTTGCCTTTGCATTTCTCGGCTTTGTGCTCGACCGCATTTTCAACCCGCGACTACGGGATGCCTGA
- a CDS encoding ABC transporter permease has protein sequence MSAVSPIPIEKSTSWGGAALKTFTRMARYVVVRLMTLFITVVIGVYLTILIANMGGYVDNIIKGQIRDAVTQSVANNPAYRNMDPDARRKLIDDQVALEEKRRGLDTPIAIRNARHLVNALKLDLGRAINITSDSGSKQVRLILLERLPATLLLMGTSQLFLFFSSIFFALNLSRNYGSFWDKLVIAFSPTSAVPPWFYGIFLILIFAAGFKVLPFGGMVDSPPPANTFDYAMSVLKHLLLPGGALVISSFFLSVYNYRTFFLIYSSEDYVDMARAKGLQARDIERRYILRPTLPNIITNFSLLIISLWTGALFTETVFLWPGLGRTLFQAIGLYDTPIIVGSTIIYAYMLALTVFLLDFVYAAVDPRVRIGN, from the coding sequence ATGTCGGCTGTTTCACCGATTCCAATTGAAAAGTCCACAAGCTGGGGAGGCGCCGCCCTGAAAACATTCACGCGCATGGCGCGATATGTTGTCGTTCGCCTGATGACCCTGTTCATTACCGTCGTGATCGGCGTGTATTTGACGATCTTGATCGCCAACATGGGCGGTTATGTGGATAACATCATCAAGGGTCAGATTCGAGATGCGGTCACGCAATCGGTTGCGAACAACCCCGCCTATCGGAACATGGACCCTGACGCGCGCAGGAAATTGATCGATGACCAGGTGGCGCTTGAAGAAAAACGGCGCGGATTGGATACGCCCATTGCGATACGCAACGCCCGTCATCTTGTCAACGCATTAAAACTCGATCTTGGGCGGGCGATCAACATCACAAGCGACAGCGGCTCGAAACAGGTGCGCCTCATTCTGCTCGAGCGCCTGCCTGCCACGCTTCTATTGATGGGCACATCGCAATTATTTTTATTCTTTTCGAGCATATTCTTCGCTCTCAACCTTTCCCGCAACTACGGAAGTTTTTGGGACAAACTTGTCATTGCTTTCTCGCCCACATCGGCTGTTCCCCCCTGGTTTTATGGAATCTTTTTGATACTGATCTTTGCGGCAGGTTTTAAGGTTCTCCCATTTGGCGGAATGGTCGATTCTCCACCCCCTGCCAACACCTTCGATTACGCTATGAGCGTCTTGAAACATCTTCTTCTGCCGGGCGGGGCGCTCGTCATCAGTTCATTCTTCTTGAGCGTGTACAACTATCGCACCTTCTTCCTCATCTATTCCAGCGAAGATTATGTGGACATGGCGCGCGCCAAGGGTTTGCAGGCAAGGGATATAGAGCGTCGTTATATCCTGCGGCCTACCCTGCCGAATATCATCACCAATTTTTCCCTTCTCATCATCAGTTTGTGGACGGGTGCATTGTTTACAGAAACCGTCTTCTTGTGGCCCGGTCTCGGACGAACCCTGTTCCAGGCGATAGGCTTGTACGACACACCCATTATCGTGGGTTCGACGATCATCTATGCTTACATGCTCGCCCTCACGGTTTTTCTGCTCGATTTTGTTTACGCGGCGGTCGATCCGCGCGTGAGGATCGGTAATTGA